Proteins from a single region of Ziziphus jujuba cultivar Dongzao chromosome 1, ASM3175591v1:
- the LOC107432844 gene encoding autophagy-related protein 8C-like, translating to MAKSSFKLEHPLERRQAEAARIREKYPDRIPVIVEKAERSDIPDIDKKKYLVPADLTVGQFVYVVRKRIKLSAEKAIFIFVKNILPPTAAMMSAIYEENKDEDGFLYMTYSGENTFGSF from the exons ATGGCTAAGAGTTCTTTCAAGCTTGAACACCCCCTtg AAAGGAGGCAGGCAGAAGCTGCTCGTATCAGGGAAAAGTACCCTGACAGAATACCG GTTATTGTGGAGAAGGCAGAAAGAAGTGACATACCAGACATTGATAAGAAGAA ATATCTGGTTCCTGCTGATCTTACTGTTGGTCAGTTTGTTTATGTGGTTCGGAAGAGGATAAAGCTCAGCGCTGAGAAGGCCATATTCATATTTGTCAAGAACATTCTACCTCCTACTG CTGCCATGATGTCTGCAATCTATGAGGAAAACAAGGATGAGGATGGTTTTCTGTACATGACTTATAGTGGGGAGAACACATTTGGATCCTTCTAA